The following coding sequences lie in one Cupriavidus sp. WKF15 genomic window:
- a CDS encoding FAD-binding oxidoreductase, which translates to MTKDIVVLGAGMVGVCTALALRQRGHAVMLVDRQAPGRETSYGNAGIIQREAVQPYAFPREWQAILRVALRQGNDVHYHPGALARLAPTLMRYWRESAPDRYAPIVTAYSALIRHCLSEHERLITLAGAQDLVRKSGWLQAYRTAQAFDRAAHEASAVARVHDLDWQALDQAGASATEPALHGRLAGAIHWRDPWTVADPGELVTRYAALFERMGGEFRRGDATTLKPAGAGWTVATEDGQLSAAHVVIALGPWASALIETLGYRFPLFVKRGYHRHYAAEPMPRLPVLDVENGVMLAPMQRGLRLTTGAEFALRDAPPTPVQLGRAENYARELVRLGPPVEAQPWLGARPCVADMKPVIGRAPRHQGLWFHFGHGHQGFTLGPVTARLLAELIDGEPPYIDPLPYDPMRFAS; encoded by the coding sequence ATGACAAAGGACATTGTGGTACTCGGCGCCGGCATGGTGGGCGTATGCACGGCGTTGGCACTGCGCCAGCGCGGCCATGCGGTGATGCTGGTCGATCGCCAGGCACCCGGCAGGGAAACTTCCTACGGCAACGCCGGCATCATCCAGCGAGAAGCGGTGCAGCCCTATGCCTTTCCGCGCGAGTGGCAGGCGATCCTGCGCGTGGCACTGCGCCAGGGCAACGATGTGCACTACCATCCGGGCGCGCTGGCACGTCTGGCACCGACGCTGATGCGTTACTGGCGCGAGTCGGCGCCCGATCGCTATGCCCCGATCGTCACGGCCTACAGCGCACTGATCCGCCACTGCCTGAGCGAGCACGAGCGACTGATCACACTCGCCGGCGCGCAAGACCTGGTGCGCAAGTCGGGTTGGCTGCAGGCCTACCGCACGGCACAGGCATTCGACCGGGCGGCGCACGAGGCAAGCGCCGTCGCCCGCGTGCACGACCTGGATTGGCAGGCGCTTGACCAGGCTGGCGCGTCTGCCACGGAGCCGGCCCTGCATGGACGGCTCGCCGGCGCGATCCATTGGCGCGATCCCTGGACGGTCGCCGACCCCGGGGAACTTGTCACCCGCTATGCCGCGCTGTTCGAGCGCATGGGCGGCGAATTCCGCCGCGGCGACGCCACGACGCTGAAACCGGCCGGCGCCGGCTGGACCGTGGCCACCGAAGACGGCCAGCTCAGCGCAGCACACGTGGTGATCGCACTCGGCCCATGGGCCTCGGCCCTGATCGAGACGCTCGGCTATCGCTTTCCGCTATTCGTCAAGCGCGGCTACCACCGCCACTATGCGGCCGAGCCGATGCCGCGACTGCCGGTGCTCGACGTCGAGAACGGCGTCATGCTAGCACCGATGCAACGCGGCCTGCGCCTGACCACGGGCGCGGAGTTTGCCCTCCGCGACGCGCCGCCGACGCCCGTTCAGTTGGGGCGTGCCGAAAACTACGCGCGCGAACTGGTGCGGCTGGGGCCTCCAGTCGAAGCGCAGCCGTGGCTCGGCGCACGCCCCTGCGTGGCCGATATGAAGCCCGTCATAGGTCGGGCCCCGCGCCATCAAGGCCTCTGGTTCCACTTTGGGCACGGCCATCAGGGCTTCACGCTGGGACCGGTCACAGCGCGCTTGCTCGCCGAACTGATCGACGGCGAGCCGCCCTACATTGATCCCCTGCCTTACGATCCCATGCGCTTTGCATCCTGA
- a CDS encoding LysR substrate-binding domain-containing protein, with protein sequence MSSYRILQETAVRYFLEVVRTGSVKDAALKLNVAPSAVSRQIAKLEDELDTLLFDRRARGLAPNAAGELLAAFAKRSQQDIERVTGDIQALRGLRAGRVRLASVEGLAHEFLPTLAARFREEHMGIRFDLDVCPQGDVARRIRDGEADIGVTLSGLPEREIEVELRHPAPVLAIMAPDHPLAGQRQVSLSQVIAHPLALPPKDSSLRQLLDTSCSRQGLHYQTVFSSNHLDALVSFVVAGGGAISFYGELSVRGRLKAGTIAAVPLRDREMNERYIEIQTLAKRNLPPAARAFVQQLVQSITGVGSG encoded by the coding sequence ATGTCCTCCTATCGCATCCTTCAGGAAACCGCCGTCCGCTACTTCCTCGAAGTGGTGCGCACCGGCTCGGTCAAGGACGCGGCGCTGAAGCTGAATGTGGCCCCGTCAGCGGTCAGCCGGCAGATCGCCAAGCTTGAGGATGAACTTGACACCCTGCTGTTCGACCGGCGCGCGCGGGGGCTCGCCCCTAATGCCGCCGGAGAGTTGCTGGCGGCATTCGCCAAGCGCTCGCAGCAGGACATCGAGCGCGTCACAGGCGACATCCAGGCGCTGCGTGGCCTGCGCGCGGGACGGGTGCGCCTGGCCAGTGTCGAGGGCCTCGCCCACGAGTTTCTGCCGACCCTCGCGGCGAGGTTCAGGGAAGAGCACATGGGGATTCGCTTCGATCTTGACGTTTGCCCGCAGGGCGATGTCGCCCGGCGAATCCGGGACGGCGAGGCCGATATCGGCGTCACGCTGAGCGGGCTGCCCGAGCGGGAGATCGAGGTGGAACTTCGCCACCCCGCGCCCGTGCTCGCCATCATGGCACCGGACCATCCGCTCGCCGGGCAGCGCCAGGTCTCGCTGTCGCAAGTCATTGCCCATCCGCTCGCGCTGCCGCCCAAGGACAGCTCGTTGCGGCAGTTGCTTGACACGAGCTGCAGCCGGCAGGGCCTGCACTACCAGACGGTATTCTCGAGCAACCATCTCGATGCGCTCGTGAGCTTCGTCGTGGCCGGCGGCGGCGCCATCAGCTTCTATGGAGAACTATCGGTACGAGGGCGGCTGAAAGCCGGCACAATCGCCGCCGTGCCGTTGCGCGACCGGGAAATGAACGAGCGCTACATCGAGATCCAGACCCTGGCCAAGCGCAACTTGCCCCCTGCCGCGCGCGCCTTCGTCCAGCAGTTGGTGCAGAGCATCACTGGCGTCGGCAGCGGCTGA
- a CDS encoding tripartite tricarboxylate transporter substrate binding protein — MRSPVHHALSALTVCGLAIGTCLAPVPAGAQGNYPSKPVQLVLPYPPGGATDVVGRIIGQKLGERLGQTVVVDNRPGAGTIVGASYVAKSAADGYTLLATSGTTFTVNPAIYPRLPYDPQKNFEPIGLIGSTGLILLANRSVPVNNLKEFVAAARAQPGKYSYGSFGAGTTAHFAGEALLSLTGTKLLHVPYKGSSPAMADLIGGQIPFSIDTVAAALPQVKAGKIKAIAVTTAKRSALLPNVPTVAESGYPGMDTSTWIALVAPRGLPPEVHARLEKALADVVADPDTQRKLNDNGIEPHYAPGRQVSDMIEKEIPQMRAVAQRANIKLD, encoded by the coding sequence ATGCGATCCCCTGTCCACCACGCTCTTTCTGCGCTGACCGTCTGCGGGCTCGCCATCGGGACTTGCCTGGCTCCCGTCCCGGCAGGCGCGCAGGGCAATTACCCGTCCAAGCCGGTCCAGCTCGTGTTGCCGTATCCGCCGGGCGGCGCCACCGATGTGGTCGGCCGCATCATCGGCCAGAAGCTCGGTGAGCGACTCGGCCAGACTGTGGTGGTCGACAACCGCCCCGGCGCCGGCACGATCGTCGGCGCGAGCTATGTCGCGAAGTCGGCGGCCGACGGCTACACCCTGCTGGCAACGTCAGGCACGACCTTCACCGTCAACCCCGCCATCTATCCGCGGCTGCCCTACGATCCGCAAAAGAACTTCGAGCCGATTGGCCTGATCGGATCCACCGGCCTGATCCTGCTGGCCAACCGCAGCGTGCCCGTCAACAACCTGAAGGAGTTCGTCGCCGCCGCCAGGGCCCAGCCCGGCAAGTACTCCTATGGCTCTTTCGGCGCCGGGACCACCGCGCACTTTGCCGGCGAGGCACTGCTCAGCCTGACCGGTACCAAGTTGCTGCATGTGCCCTACAAAGGCAGTTCGCCTGCCATGGCGGACCTGATTGGCGGCCAGATCCCCTTCAGCATCGATACCGTGGCCGCGGCCCTGCCACAAGTGAAGGCCGGCAAGATCAAGGCCATCGCCGTCACCACGGCCAAGCGCTCGGCGCTGCTGCCCAACGTGCCGACCGTGGCCGAGAGCGGTTATCCCGGCATGGACACCAGCACGTGGATCGCGCTGGTGGCACCGCGTGGCTTGCCGCCGGAGGTCCACGCCAGGCTGGAGAAAGCGCTCGCCGACGTCGTCGCGGACCCGGATACGCAACGCAAGCTGAACGATAACGGCATCGAGCCGCACTACGCGCCGGGCAGGCAGGTCAGCGACATGATCGAGAAAGAGATACCGCAAATGCGTGCGGTTGCCCAGCGCGCCAATATCAAGCTCGACTGA
- a CDS encoding amidase family protein, protein MSSQDQLTSASAVELRRLIGTRDISPVELLEACIARIETYNPVINAVTATCYARARREARAAEQAVMRGEPLGLLHGLPLGVKDLEATAGLLTTYGSPLYRGNVPSQDNVLVARLRAAGAIVVGKTNIPEMGAGANSRNAVWGATGNPFDPNLNAGGSSGGSAAALAANFLPVCTGSDTGGSLRIPAAKCGVVGFRPSPGVVPNSRKLLGWTPISVVGPMGRTVADTCLQLAASAGASVTDPLSYELDPAAFLSPPQVDLSNLRVGWTEDFGSCSVDDGIRRVFRAKIAAMRHLFKSCDEVSFELGDVHRCFDVLRAESFVASLHEAYQRDPDSLGPNTRANYEIGARLSLVDSSWAQAEQTRILQRFQQAFQDYDVILSPTTPVSPFPWTRLYADTINGEKQENYYRWLALTYVVTLTTHPAISLPCGVDEQGMPFGLQVTGRFRGDDETLGVAQAMETAFAASSALRRPIPDLDAIAPAVPALRSIVTAPPTFCETTQAGGVSAV, encoded by the coding sequence ATGTCTTCGCAGGACCAACTGACTTCGGCGTCCGCCGTCGAACTGCGCCGGCTGATCGGCACCAGAGATATCTCCCCGGTCGAACTGCTGGAGGCGTGCATCGCCCGCATCGAGACCTACAACCCGGTCATCAACGCGGTCACCGCGACCTGCTACGCGCGTGCGCGCAGGGAGGCGAGGGCGGCCGAGCAGGCAGTCATGCGCGGCGAGCCCCTGGGCCTTCTGCACGGGCTGCCGCTGGGCGTCAAGGACCTGGAGGCAACCGCCGGGCTGCTCACCACCTATGGTTCGCCGCTGTACCGGGGCAACGTGCCCAGCCAGGACAATGTCCTGGTGGCGCGCCTGCGGGCGGCTGGCGCCATCGTCGTCGGCAAGACCAATATCCCGGAAATGGGTGCTGGTGCGAACTCGCGCAATGCGGTGTGGGGGGCCACCGGCAACCCTTTCGATCCGAACCTGAACGCTGGCGGTTCCTCGGGCGGCTCGGCCGCTGCGCTGGCCGCCAATTTCCTGCCGGTTTGCACGGGCTCTGATACGGGGGGGTCGCTGCGCATCCCGGCGGCCAAGTGTGGCGTGGTCGGTTTCCGGCCCTCGCCGGGGGTCGTGCCGAACTCGCGCAAACTGCTGGGCTGGACCCCGATCTCGGTGGTCGGCCCGATGGGCCGCACGGTCGCCGATACCTGCCTGCAACTGGCAGCGTCTGCGGGCGCTTCGGTCACCGATCCGCTGAGCTACGAACTCGATCCGGCCGCCTTCCTGTCGCCACCGCAAGTTGACCTGTCCAACTTGCGCGTAGGCTGGACGGAGGATTTCGGCAGCTGCAGCGTCGATGACGGCATCCGCCGCGTCTTTCGGGCAAAGATCGCCGCGATGCGCCACCTCTTCAAGTCCTGCGATGAGGTCAGCTTCGAGCTGGGCGATGTGCACCGATGCTTTGACGTGCTGCGCGCCGAGAGCTTCGTCGCCAGCCTGCATGAAGCCTACCAGCGCGATCCCGACAGCCTCGGGCCCAATACCCGCGCCAACTACGAGATTGGCGCCCGCTTGTCGCTCGTCGACAGCTCCTGGGCCCAGGCAGAGCAGACCCGGATCCTGCAACGCTTCCAGCAGGCCTTCCAGGACTATGACGTGATCCTGTCGCCGACAACGCCAGTCTCTCCGTTTCCGTGGACCCGCCTGTACGCGGATACCATCAATGGCGAGAAGCAGGAGAACTATTACCGCTGGCTGGCACTGACCTATGTCGTCACCCTGACTACGCACCCGGCGATTTCATTGCCGTGCGGCGTTGACGAACAAGGCATGCCATTCGGCCTGCAGGTTACCGGCCGCTTCCGGGGCGATGACGAGACGCTCGGCGTGGCGCAGGCGATGGAGACAGCGTTTGCCGCCTCATCCGCATTGCGCCGTCCCATTCCTGACCTCGATGCCATCGCGCCGGCCGTGCCCGCGCTTCGCTCCATCGTGACCGCCCCGCCCACTTTCTGCGAGACCACACAAGCGGGTGGCGTATCGGCAGTTTGA
- a CDS encoding Lrp/AsnC family transcriptional regulator: protein MDALDRTDKGILRALQQDASISNVALAAKVNLSPPACLRRVERLKEMGLIRGIVALLNPAPLEAGMLVLIGVVLDRSTPESFAQFEQAAQKVSGCMECHVVTGEFDYFMMVRTKDSESFNRLHAEQLLYLPGVRQIRSFMVLKQVLSTTQIPI from the coding sequence ATGGATGCCCTCGATCGCACCGACAAGGGGATCCTCCGTGCCTTGCAACAGGACGCGTCGATCTCCAACGTGGCGTTGGCGGCCAAGGTGAATCTGAGCCCGCCGGCGTGTCTGCGCCGCGTCGAGCGCCTGAAGGAAATGGGACTGATTCGGGGAATCGTGGCACTGCTGAACCCTGCACCGCTGGAGGCCGGGATGCTGGTGCTGATCGGCGTGGTGCTGGACCGCTCCACGCCGGAGTCCTTCGCCCAGTTCGAGCAGGCCGCGCAGAAAGTCTCGGGCTGCATGGAATGTCACGTAGTGACGGGCGAATTCGACTACTTCATGATGGTGCGCACGAAGGACAGCGAGAGCTTTAACCGGCTGCATGCCGAACAGCTGCTGTACCTGCCGGGCGTGCGCCAGATCCGCTCCTTCATGGTGCTCAAGCAGGTGCTGTCGACCACCCAGATCCCGATCTGA
- a CDS encoding 1-aminocyclopropane-1-carboxylate deaminase yields MNLKRFSRYPLTFGPTPIQPLKRLSAHLGGKVELYAKREDCNSGLAFGGNKTRKLEYLIPDALEQGCDTLVSIGGIQSNQTRQVAAVAAHLGMKCVLVQENWVNYSDAVYDRVGNIQMSRMMGADVRLVSDGFDIGIRKSWEDAMESVRQAGGKPYPIPAGCSEHPLGGLGFVGFAEEVRAQEAELGFKFDYVVVCSVTGSTQAGMVVGFAADGRADRVIGIDASAKPEQTRAQILRIARHTAELVDLGRDITDADVVLDTRYGGPEYGLPSEGTLEAIRLCAKYEGVMTDPVYEGKSMQGMIDLVRRGEIPEGSRVLYAHLGGAPALNAYSFLFRNG; encoded by the coding sequence ATGAATCTCAAGCGCTTTTCCCGTTACCCGCTGACCTTCGGTCCCACGCCCATCCAGCCCCTCAAGCGCCTGAGCGCGCATCTGGGCGGCAAGGTCGAGCTGTATGCCAAGCGCGAAGACTGCAACAGCGGCCTGGCCTTCGGTGGCAACAAGACCCGCAAGCTGGAATACCTGATCCCCGATGCGCTGGAGCAGGGCTGCGACACGCTGGTTTCGATCGGGGGCATCCAGTCCAACCAGACCCGCCAGGTGGCTGCGGTGGCGGCCCACCTGGGGATGAAGTGCGTGCTGGTCCAGGAGAACTGGGTCAACTACTCCGATGCCGTCTATGACCGCGTCGGCAATATCCAGATGTCGCGCATGATGGGCGCCGACGTGCGGCTGGTCAGCGACGGCTTTGACATTGGTATCCGCAAGAGCTGGGAAGACGCGATGGAAAGCGTGCGCCAGGCTGGCGGGAAACCCTATCCGATTCCAGCGGGCTGTTCCGAACATCCGCTGGGAGGCCTTGGATTTGTCGGCTTTGCCGAGGAGGTGAGGGCGCAGGAGGCGGAACTCGGCTTCAAGTTCGATTATGTCGTGGTGTGCTCCGTCACGGGCAGCACCCAGGCCGGCATGGTGGTGGGCTTCGCCGCCGACGGCCGTGCCGATCGCGTCATCGGCATCGACGCATCGGCCAAGCCTGAACAGACCCGCGCGCAGATCCTGCGCATCGCGCGCCATACCGCCGAGCTGGTCGACCTGGGCCGCGACATCACGGACGCCGACGTGGTGCTCGACACGCGCTATGGTGGGCCTGAATACGGCCTGCCGTCCGAGGGCACGCTGGAGGCCATCCGCCTCTGTGCCAAGTACGAAGGTGTGATGACCGACCCGGTCTATGAGGGCAAGTCGATGCAGGGCATGATCGACCTCGTGCGCCGCGGCGAAATCCCCGAAGGCTCAAGGGTGCTGTACGCCCACCTCGGCGGGGCCCCCGCGCTGAACGCCTACAGCTTCCTGTTCCGCAACGGCTGA
- a CDS encoding tripartite tricarboxylate transporter substrate binding protein produces the protein MKGIPRFAAGALQALALLGLAVAGTHARAEGYPAKPLVLVVPFPAGGAVDIIGRMVGKALGDRLGQPVVIENRAGAGTIVGASYVAKAAPNGYTLFISSGSTFTVNPAINASLPYDPIKSFEPVGLVARVPLVVLANRNVPANSLKDMVSLTKAAPDKYAYGSFGTGTTGHFAGEMLLEATGMKLQHIPYKGSAPAVADLIGGQIPFSVDTVAASLPHIRSGKIKPIAVTGATRATALPDVPTVAESGFPGFDADAWVALAAPRGLPADVRVRLDKAIAEVARDPDIQKKLLANGLEPAYATPERVSAMIDAELPRMRAIAQRAGIQSN, from the coding sequence ATGAAGGGAATTCCACGCTTTGCGGCCGGGGCACTACAGGCGCTCGCGTTGTTGGGGTTGGCCGTGGCCGGCACACACGCGCGGGCCGAAGGCTATCCTGCCAAACCGCTGGTGCTGGTGGTGCCGTTTCCCGCGGGAGGCGCAGTGGACATCATCGGCCGCATGGTCGGCAAGGCGCTGGGCGACCGGCTCGGCCAGCCAGTGGTGATCGAGAACCGCGCCGGCGCCGGCACTATCGTGGGCGCCAGCTACGTGGCCAAGGCCGCGCCCAACGGCTACACGCTGTTCATCAGTTCGGGCTCGACGTTCACGGTTAATCCCGCCATCAACGCCAGCTTGCCCTATGACCCCATCAAGAGCTTCGAGCCGGTCGGCCTGGTGGCGCGCGTGCCGTTGGTCGTACTGGCCAATCGCAACGTGCCGGCAAACAGCCTGAAGGACATGGTGTCGCTGACCAAGGCCGCGCCGGACAAGTACGCCTATGGTTCATTCGGCACCGGCACCACGGGGCATTTCGCCGGCGAGATGCTGCTCGAAGCCACTGGCATGAAGCTGCAGCACATCCCTTACAAGGGGAGCGCGCCGGCCGTTGCTGACCTGATCGGCGGCCAGATCCCGTTTTCTGTGGACACCGTTGCCGCTTCGCTGCCGCATATCCGCAGCGGCAAGATCAAGCCGATTGCCGTGACTGGCGCCACGCGCGCAACGGCGTTGCCAGATGTGCCAACCGTCGCGGAGTCTGGCTTTCCCGGCTTCGATGCCGATGCCTGGGTAGCCCTCGCGGCGCCACGAGGGCTGCCTGCGGACGTGCGCGTTCGACTGGACAAGGCAATTGCCGAGGTCGCCAGGGATCCGGATATCCAGAAGAAGTTGCTGGCCAACGGGCTGGAGCCGGCCTATGCCACGCCTGAGCGGGTCAGTGCCATGATCGACGCGGAGCTGCCGCGCATGCGAGCGATTGCCCAACGCGCCGGTATCCAATCCAACTGA
- a CDS encoding porin, whose amino-acid sequence MKNALLAVTFAACATSGAAFAQSSNVTLYGIADAGISFQNHVNGGANGSGSVTGVTSGGLSGSRWGLRGVEDLGNNLKGIFVLESGFDIDTGKSAQGGRLFGRQAYVGLQGDFGAVTLGRQQNSLYDLFGAYDPMAVGPIYSLNSVDNQFNGRADNAIKYTGKFGGLTATGFYSFGRDVNTGLGGEVPGHFKVGTNFGGGLAYANGPFSVGVAYDQFQGSTLASADLTAKRAAIGSSYAFGDAKVFAGYRWMRDEVTTGTARHDNLYWLGANYRFTPAFTLTGAAYYTDARTDSKDSWMFVLNADYAFSKRTDAYLLLGYVSNKGNATYGVTGTANTLPGQNQTGAMIGVRHRF is encoded by the coding sequence ATGAAAAATGCTCTCCTCGCAGTGACATTCGCTGCCTGCGCCACGTCGGGCGCCGCCTTTGCCCAGTCGTCCAACGTGACGCTCTATGGCATCGCCGATGCCGGCATCAGTTTCCAAAATCATGTCAATGGTGGCGCCAACGGCAGTGGCTCGGTCACTGGTGTGACATCGGGCGGCCTGTCCGGCTCGCGTTGGGGTCTGCGCGGCGTGGAGGACCTCGGCAACAACCTGAAGGGCATCTTCGTACTGGAAAGCGGTTTTGATATCGACACCGGCAAGTCCGCCCAGGGTGGCCGGCTGTTTGGTCGCCAGGCCTATGTTGGCCTGCAGGGCGATTTCGGCGCCGTGACCCTGGGCCGTCAGCAGAACTCGCTGTACGACCTGTTCGGAGCCTATGATCCGATGGCGGTCGGCCCGATCTACTCGCTGAACTCTGTAGACAATCAGTTCAACGGCCGCGCCGATAATGCCATCAAGTACACGGGCAAGTTCGGTGGCCTGACGGCAACTGGCTTCTACAGCTTCGGCCGTGACGTGAACACTGGCCTGGGCGGTGAAGTGCCAGGCCACTTCAAGGTCGGTACCAACTTTGGCGGTGGTCTGGCCTACGCGAACGGCCCGTTCTCGGTGGGCGTTGCCTATGACCAGTTCCAGGGCAGCACCCTGGCTTCAGCGGACCTGACCGCCAAGCGCGCCGCGATCGGCAGTTCGTATGCCTTCGGCGATGCCAAGGTATTCGCTGGCTACCGCTGGATGCGCGATGAGGTCACCACGGGTACGGCCCGTCACGATAACCTGTACTGGCTTGGCGCGAACTACAGGTTCACGCCGGCCTTCACGCTGACCGGCGCGGCCTACTATACGGACGCCCGCACTGACAGCAAGGATTCGTGGATGTTCGTGCTGAACGCGGACTATGCCTTCTCCAAGCGCACCGACGCGTACCTGCTGCTCGGCTATGTGAGCAACAAAGGGAATGCAACCTACGGCGTAACCGGTACCGCGAATACGCTGCCAGGACAGAACCAGACCGGCGCGATGATTGGCGTTCGCCACCGGTTCTGA
- a CDS encoding IS256 family transposase, translating into MKKKRTVASQAAARGPLPALPDGLLDELVKGPMTPGEVQDLMLAFNKAIIERAMSAEMSMHLGYKPGEPKPAEQSNARNGLSGKTVITDRGPVRVELPRDRDGSFDPVLIPKHERRFTGFDERIIAMYARGMSVREIQAFLAESYGTEVSPDFISSVTDEVMAETIAWQNRPLEAMYPVVFFDALRVKIRSDGIVSNKAVYLALGIQADGQRDVLGLWVEQTEGAKFWLKVFNELKNRGCQDILIAVVDGLKGLTEAVATAYPRTTVQTCIVHLIRNSLEYANYKDRKVLAQALRPIYSAASEQEAGQALQDFADGPWGAKYPMIVQSWRRAWEHVIPFFVFPPDIRRVIYTTNAIESLNMQLRKIIKTRGHFPSDEAAIKLLWLALRNVLTKSVRTTYDWKSAMNQFAILYGERFTAARS; encoded by the coding sequence ATGAAGAAGAAACGTACGGTGGCGTCTCAGGCAGCGGCCCGCGGGCCGCTGCCTGCCTTGCCTGACGGCTTGCTTGATGAGTTGGTTAAAGGGCCGATGACGCCCGGCGAGGTCCAGGATCTGATGCTGGCGTTCAACAAGGCCATCATCGAGCGGGCGATGAGCGCCGAGATGAGCATGCATTTGGGCTACAAGCCAGGCGAGCCCAAGCCGGCCGAGCAGTCCAATGCGCGTAACGGTCTGAGCGGCAAGACCGTGATCACCGACCGCGGCCCGGTGCGGGTCGAACTGCCACGCGACCGCGATGGCAGTTTCGATCCGGTTCTGATCCCGAAGCACGAACGGCGCTTTACCGGCTTCGATGAGCGCATTATCGCCATGTACGCGCGCGGCATGAGCGTGCGCGAGATCCAGGCGTTTCTGGCCGAGAGCTACGGCACCGAAGTCTCCCCGGACTTCATCAGCTCGGTCACCGACGAGGTCATGGCCGAGACCATCGCCTGGCAGAACCGTCCGCTTGAGGCCATGTACCCGGTCGTGTTCTTCGACGCGTTGCGGGTCAAGATCCGCAGTGACGGCATCGTCAGCAATAAGGCCGTGTATCTGGCATTGGGAATCCAGGCAGATGGCCAGCGCGACGTGCTGGGCCTGTGGGTCGAGCAGACCGAAGGCGCCAAGTTCTGGCTCAAGGTCTTCAATGAACTCAAGAACCGAGGCTGCCAGGACATCCTGATCGCAGTGGTCGACGGCCTCAAGGGGTTGACGGAGGCCGTTGCCACGGCCTATCCCCGCACGACGGTGCAGACCTGCATTGTGCATTTGATCCGCAACAGCCTGGAATACGCCAACTATAAGGACCGCAAGGTGCTGGCACAGGCGCTGCGTCCGATCTACAGCGCGGCCAGCGAACAAGAGGCCGGGCAGGCGCTGCAGGACTTCGCCGACGGCCCGTGGGGAGCCAAGTACCCGATGATCGTGCAGTCGTGGCGACGCGCCTGGGAGCACGTCATACCGTTCTTCGTGTTCCCGCCCGACATCCGGCGTGTGATCTACACCACGAATGCCATTGAGAGCTTGAACATGCAGTTGCGCAAGATCATCAAGACCCGGGGCCACTTCCCTTCGGATGAAGCTGCGATCAAGTTGCTGTGGCTGGCGCTGCGCAACGTGCTGACCAAGTCCGTTCGCACGACCTATGACTGGAAGTCCGCCATGAATCAGTTTGCTATTCTGTATGGCGAGCGATTTACTGCCGCTCGAAGCTGA